From Gimesia panareensis, the proteins below share one genomic window:
- a CDS encoding tetratricopeptide repeat protein, translated as MKRSICFSLMSLAGLLLLATTSANAADTVYTYTGSPQLGDVGGYTKTELSLKRGSKTEKIPANDIERVRWDGEPPQLNIARNQEQNGNYTAALEEYKKAQAGASENLKKDLLFMIARANLKKAQSNPAELDAAIKMLDDFIKGNPDHFRYYPAEKLLGEAYLAKKDFVNANSAFGKVERSPWKNYQMDAKNMKARVLLAQGNTKGALDAFNAVAKMDGKTEGELASKRAAQLGSALCLEKEGKPQEAIKLLDDMIKNVSSQQKALLAEAYIKKGDCYQAMGESKEALIAYLHVDVLFPSEPALHAEALYHLSNLWGKVQQQERGAEARAVLKQQYPESEWAQKASGS; from the coding sequence ATGAAACGTTCCATCTGTTTCAGTTTGATGTCGCTGGCAGGTTTACTGCTCCTGGCTACCACGTCTGCGAACGCCGCGGATACCGTTTACACTTATACTGGCAGTCCCCAACTGGGTGATGTCGGTGGTTATACCAAGACGGAACTGTCACTAAAGCGCGGTTCGAAGACCGAAAAGATTCCGGCAAACGATATTGAACGCGTTCGCTGGGATGGAGAACCTCCCCAACTGAATATCGCACGCAACCAGGAACAGAATGGCAATTATACCGCTGCCCTGGAAGAGTATAAAAAAGCACAAGCGGGCGCCAGCGAGAACCTGAAAAAAGACCTGCTGTTCATGATTGCCCGGGCCAACCTGAAAAAAGCACAGTCGAATCCTGCAGAGCTGGATGCCGCGATCAAAATGCTCGACGATTTCATCAAAGGCAATCCGGATCATTTTCGCTACTACCCGGCAGAAAAACTTCTGGGCGAAGCCTATCTGGCCAAGAAAGACTTCGTGAATGCGAATTCCGCCTTTGGTAAGGTCGAGCGATCCCCCTGGAAAAACTACCAGATGGATGCCAAAAACATGAAAGCTCGTGTACTACTTGCCCAGGGTAATACGAAAGGTGCTCTGGACGCCTTCAATGCCGTGGCCAAAATGGATGGAAAAACAGAAGGGGAACTGGCCAGCAAGCGGGCCGCTCAACTGGGTAGTGCTCTATGCCTGGAAAAAGAGGGAAAACCACAGGAAGCGATCAAACTGCTGGATGACATGATCAAAAATGTCAGTTCACAACAGAAGGCTCTGCTGGCAGAAGCTTATATCAAAAAGGGTGACTGCTATCAGGCCATGGGGGAATCCAAAGAGGCTTTAATTGCTTATCTGCACGTTGACGTGCTGTTCCCTTCAGAGCCTGCCCTGCACGCCGAAGCACTGTATCACCTCTCCAATCTCTGGGGGAAAGTACAGCAACAGGAACGGGGAGCCGAGGCACGAGCCGTCTTGAAACAGCAGTATCCAGAGAGTGAATGGGCACAAAAGGCCTCAGGAAGCTAA
- a CDS encoding MoaD/ThiS family protein: MKVLLINNDGGGFADYIEVATGTTVSQLFAQRMADANASDYLIRVNRQPCPPDQQLQDGDRISITPTKIEGAKY; this comes from the coding sequence ATGAAAGTTTTACTGATTAATAATGATGGCGGCGGATTCGCGGACTACATCGAAGTCGCCACGGGAACCACGGTCTCTCAACTGTTCGCACAACGCATGGCGGATGCGAATGCCTCGGACTATCTGATCCGTGTTAATCGTCAGCCGTGCCCTCCCGACCAGCAGTTACAGGATGGAGACCGGATTTCCATAACTCCGACAAAAATCGAAGGTGCGAAATATTAG
- a CDS encoding tyrosine-type recombinase/integrase, with protein MNTKIKNVNTNNERVGEVASIFNRNGVWYINMQIRGKQMRKSLKTSNKKEARARALALERELLKGDTVKTVESEPVLITDAIEALIQSCKTEELRPKTISKYRQVLKDVAEFAESRNLYKLEQLDVRFVDAYRQYRKQKGAKPKTIYTEVGVIRRLLLFAKTRRMLNEDPLDGLKLTEPKTEPQPFWNWDELELILESSSKVHRPVFTFLAETGLRIGELRWLTWDDVDLKQGLIHIRPKDNWTTKTGNVRSIPISDRARGVLQKQPRHSRWVFTARASPKYPQGDHQVSERRLLESLKRTLKKLKLKGHLHTFRHSFISRAIVQGIPEAIIRTWVGHVDHKTLQHYTHIANRESQAAMRRLNRPDA; from the coding sequence ATGAATACGAAAATTAAAAACGTCAATACGAATAATGAACGTGTAGGTGAGGTTGCATCGATATTTAACCGGAATGGTGTTTGGTACATCAATATGCAAATTCGCGGTAAACAGATGCGCAAATCTCTGAAAACTTCAAATAAGAAGGAGGCGCGTGCCAGGGCACTCGCCCTGGAGCGCGAACTGTTAAAAGGAGACACAGTAAAAACTGTTGAATCCGAACCTGTTCTGATTACTGATGCGATAGAAGCACTCATTCAAAGTTGTAAAACGGAGGAGTTGCGTCCAAAAACCATCAGTAAATACAGGCAGGTACTGAAAGACGTTGCTGAGTTTGCTGAATCACGTAATCTCTACAAACTGGAGCAGCTTGACGTTCGATTTGTGGATGCTTACCGGCAATACCGGAAACAGAAGGGGGCAAAACCCAAGACGATCTATACCGAAGTGGGAGTGATCCGTCGCCTCTTACTCTTTGCCAAGACGCGTCGCATGCTCAACGAGGATCCGCTGGACGGTTTGAAGCTCACTGAACCCAAAACGGAACCGCAACCGTTCTGGAACTGGGACGAGTTAGAACTGATCCTTGAGTCCAGTTCCAAGGTTCATCGGCCAGTATTTACTTTTCTGGCGGAAACCGGATTACGGATCGGGGAACTGCGATGGCTGACCTGGGACGATGTTGACCTGAAGCAGGGACTGATACATATCCGGCCGAAGGACAACTGGACGACGAAGACCGGGAATGTACGCTCGATCCCGATCTCTGATCGTGCTCGCGGGGTTCTACAGAAACAGCCCCGGCACAGTCGCTGGGTCTTTACGGCCAGGGCGTCCCCCAAATATCCCCAGGGGGATCATCAGGTCTCTGAACGCAGGCTGCTGGAGTCACTCAAACGAACTCTGAAAAAGCTGAAGCTGAAAGGCCACCTGCATACGTTCCGTCACAGCTTTATTTCGCGGGCCATTGTGCAGGGCATCCCTGAAGCGATCATCCGTACTTGGGTGGGGCATGTCGATCATAAGACACTGCAACACTACACGCATATCGCCAATCGGGAGTCGCAAGCTGCGATGCGGAGATTGAATCGGCCGGACGCGTAG
- a CDS encoding MotA/TolQ/ExbB proton channel family protein has protein sequence MAYRSLSIFLLLAVLLTPLGLTARSFAYQDEAAPAAGEAPAAGEAPAAGGEAPAAGGGEAPAGGGAEPAAPAGNGAAPAAASESFLSWMIRASGFFGFILLLLSFLMVALIMANVLSIRRDNLMPPDLIGAFEEKLNNKDYQGAFELAKSDDSFVARVLAAGLSKLNQGYSEAIEGMQEVGEDENMAMEHKLSYLALIGAIAPMIGLMGTVYGMILSFQTIASSATSPKPSELADGISTALFTTLEGLTVAIPAMIFYSLLRNRVARFSLEVGMISESLMNRFSSSSK, from the coding sequence ATGGCTTACCGCAGCCTGAGTATATTCTTACTGTTAGCCGTCCTGTTGACTCCGCTGGGACTGACTGCCCGCAGCTTTGCTTACCAGGATGAAGCTGCCCCGGCAGCCGGTGAAGCCCCGGCCGCTGGAGAGGCCCCTGCGGCCGGTGGTGAAGCACCTGCAGCTGGTGGTGGCGAAGCTCCTGCAGGCGGCGGTGCAGAACCTGCCGCTCCTGCCGGTAACGGTGCGGCCCCTGCCGCTGCGTCGGAAAGCTTCCTGTCGTGGATGATTCGTGCCTCCGGCTTTTTCGGCTTTATCCTGCTGCTGTTGTCGTTCCTGATGGTTGCCCTGATCATGGCCAATGTACTTTCCATTCGTCGCGACAACCTGATGCCTCCGGATCTGATTGGTGCTTTCGAAGAAAAACTCAATAACAAAGACTACCAGGGAGCCTTTGAGCTGGCTAAAAGCGACGACTCCTTTGTCGCACGCGTCCTGGCTGCCGGTCTGAGCAAACTGAATCAGGGATATTCAGAAGCCATCGAAGGCATGCAGGAAGTCGGCGAAGACGAAAATATGGCCATGGAGCACAAACTGAGCTATCTGGCTCTGATCGGTGCGATCGCTCCGATGATCGGTCTGATGGGTACTGTGTATGGTATGATTTTGAGCTTCCAGACCATCGCCAGTTCTGCGACTTCTCCCAAACCTTCCGAACTGGCTGACGGTATTTCCACCGCGCTGTTCACAACACTGGAAGGTTTGACCGTTGCAATTCCCGCCATGATCTTCTACAGCCTGCTGCGGAACCGGGTCGCCCGTTTCTCTCTGGAAGTCGGCATGATCAGCGAGAGCCTGATGAATCGTTTCTCTTCCAGCAGTAAATAA
- a CDS encoding MPN domain-containing protein has protein sequence MKKHTNRTRKPRRRRRSPLPALRFSPTAWAKLLFLRDYGNTEVGGFGITAPTDLLLVQDLQLVKQTCSLVHVAFDDEAVANFFDDQVDAGLRPEQFGRIWIHTHPGACPEPSPTDEATFDRVFGRSDWAVMFILARQGRSYARLRMNTGPAFACEIPVRRDYSEPFPGCDPECWEEEYLTNVHPEQHKPGRSLLALGDFDWDADWFFDEPDLEGDLL, from the coding sequence ATGAAGAAACATACGAACCGGACCAGGAAACCACGTCGCCGGAGACGGTCTCCCCTGCCGGCACTCCGCTTTAGTCCGACCGCCTGGGCCAAACTGCTGTTTTTGCGTGATTATGGTAATACGGAGGTCGGCGGCTTTGGAATCACGGCCCCGACGGATTTGCTACTGGTCCAGGACCTGCAACTGGTGAAACAGACCTGCTCGCTGGTCCATGTGGCCTTCGACGACGAGGCGGTCGCAAATTTCTTTGATGATCAGGTGGATGCCGGCCTCCGTCCGGAACAGTTTGGCCGGATCTGGATTCATACCCATCCGGGAGCCTGTCCGGAGCCCAGTCCAACTGATGAAGCGACCTTTGATCGTGTCTTCGGTCGTTCTGACTGGGCTGTGATGTTCATTCTGGCCCGGCAGGGGCGGTCCTATGCGCGTCTGCGGATGAATACCGGTCCCGCGTTTGCATGCGAGATTCCGGTCAGGCGGGATTACTCAGAGCCCTTTCCGGGCTGTGATCCCGAATGCTGGGAAGAGGAATATTTAACGAACGTACATCCCGAACAACACAAACCCGGCAGGTCGTTATTAGCATTGGGCGATTTTGACTGGGATGCGGACTGGTTTTTCGATGAACCTGATTTGGAAGGAGACTTGCTGTGA
- a CDS encoding helix-turn-helix domain-containing protein codes for MSERRTLKITREEITKAFSTGEWADKYPPILTVDQAAELFNVPKATIYQWKSEGKLTDSAQRVGKHLRFLRDRLVLKLMSKGV; via the coding sequence ATGTCAGAGAGACGAACTCTCAAAATCACGAGGGAAGAAATCACCAAGGCTTTTTCAACTGGGGAATGGGCCGATAAGTATCCACCGATTCTCACGGTCGACCAGGCAGCGGAACTCTTCAACGTTCCCAAGGCCACCATCTATCAGTGGAAATCAGAAGGCAAGCTGACGGACTCTGCTCAGCGGGTCGGCAAGCATCTGCGTTTTCTCCGTGATCGCTTGGTTCTCAAGCTGATGAGTAAAGGAGTATAG
- a CDS encoding HesA/MoeB/ThiF family protein has translation MTKTTVDRFQRQSSLVPPERLSQVSATVIGVGAIGRQVALQLAAIGTPRIQLVDFDKVELTNITTQGYRTQEMGLAKVEATAQSIRELDDSIHVETIPDRFRPSVNIGEAIFCCVDSISARAAIWRSAGTHCDFWCDGRMQGEVMRVLTVSEPLSAKQYAETLFPQQEAHQGNCTAQGTIYTANMAAGLMVHSFGRWLRGLACSRDMMLNLLAMELNAE, from the coding sequence GTGACAAAGACAACAGTAGACCGTTTTCAGAGACAAAGTAGCCTGGTTCCCCCAGAGAGGCTTTCTCAAGTTTCGGCCACCGTCATCGGAGTAGGAGCCATCGGCCGGCAAGTAGCCTTGCAACTGGCGGCGATCGGGACACCGCGTATTCAACTTGTGGATTTCGATAAAGTCGAATTAACCAATATCACGACTCAAGGATATCGGACACAGGAGATGGGGCTGGCAAAAGTTGAAGCAACAGCGCAGTCGATCCGGGAACTCGATGATTCGATTCACGTGGAGACGATTCCAGATCGGTTTCGTCCGTCTGTGAATATCGGAGAGGCTATCTTCTGCTGTGTGGATTCCATATCTGCCCGTGCGGCAATCTGGCGATCTGCAGGTACGCACTGTGATTTCTGGTGTGATGGACGGATGCAGGGGGAAGTCATGCGTGTGCTCACGGTTTCAGAGCCGCTGAGCGCTAAGCAGTATGCAGAGACACTGTTTCCCCAACAGGAAGCTCATCAGGGCAACTGCACTGCCCAAGGCACCATCTACACAGCCAACATGGCGGCAGGATTGATGGTGCACAGCTTTGGACGTTGGCTGCGTGGTCTGGCGTGTAGCCGGGACATGATGCTGAACCTGCTTGCCATGGAACTGAATGCTGAATGA